One Dama dama isolate Ldn47 chromosome 24, ASM3311817v1, whole genome shotgun sequence genomic window, TCTGCCAGCCTGCCCTCCTGGCCCCTCTCTCCTGCAGACCCCTCACTCTGGCACTGCCTGGAGCTCAcctgtggtgggggagggggatgggggagcctcCGACGGTCcccctcagcctcctctgtctgtgataGGACAGCGGCCGGCTGCCTGCTCCTGGAGGCCGGGGTGGTGGCCCCACGGGTCAGCACGGGGAAAGCAGGGGCCCTGAGCGCGCACGGGAAGGGAGGGGTGTGCTGTCCTTAGCTTGTGTGCTGGCTTTGGTTGTTTTGTGAGCTCTGACACACCGTGGCAACCTGCTGTGAGTCTTGTGATCCCCACCCCTGCCCGCCCCGAGCCTGCTTGTTACCAGCAGTCCACCCTGGATCAGGCCCTGGGGGCCCTGCGCCTGCAGGGGAGACACCGAATCCTGGGACACCCCCCCGCCGGGAGGGAGCCCCGGGCCCGGGAGGCGGGCAGGGCCGCGGGGGTCTCCTATTCTGCCGCTATTACAGGGCGAGTGGGGCCAGGGCGGGGGAAGTAGGCACAGTGGACACCCGCCTTCCCCAGCCCAGACTCCAAAGCGAGTGGGGCTTGGACCCGTGAACCAaatcctgccccccacccccacccccggctcccTCTCTGGGAAGAAAGCGGCAGttacctttgtgtgtgtggtCCTGTGCAGACTCCCTTCTCTGCTCTTGCCTGATCCTTCCAGCAACCTTGCTGGTGGGGATGCTATGGTCCCATGACACCGAGGGAGGGAGATAagtggcccaaggtcacaaaggCAGCACCTGGCCGAGCCAGAAGGTCAAGCTGGGGATCTGAAAGATTTCAGAATGCCAGGTCCTCCCCAGCGGTGGGGCTGGGGAGCCTggcttcaggcatggctggacCCGGCgctgtctgtgtctctctgtgttcCTTTGTCGGCTCTCGTTCCACGTGGACTCCAGTGTGAACACtctctggggctggggagggggtgctggAAGTCGTGCCTACACCCTGTGCACGGAGACGGGGGTGCTGAGGTTTCCCCCAGGAAAAGGGGGTGCTGGCCATGCAAAGCCAGGAGAAATCCTCCAACCGCACGCCCACTCTGTCTGGCTGCCGTCCACCCATGGGCTCCTCGGCCGTGTGGGGGTCCCTGCAGGACATGAGGCAGTTCTGAAGCCACCTGCGGAGGGGCCCGCACTGACCACGCCACCCCCGCTGGAAACCCCTGGCTCGTGGTCAGCGGCCTCAGCTTCTGGCACTGGTGAGGGGCCCTGTCGTGAGCACAGGGCGTCAAGGGGGTCCTGCAACGACGGAGCCCCTGCTTAGCAATCGTGGGGACACTGTCCTCACCTTAGCAATCCCGGGGACACCCCCCTCATGTTAGCAATCCCAGGGACACCGTCCGCAGACGGCCGGGCCGCTGCAGGCACCCCAAGGCTCAGGTCGGAGCCTGGAATGAGCTtctcctgccctctgccctcaccCCTACATGCGTCCGTCTGTGAGTCCCGCTGGCCGACCCTCCCAGAGGGCTCCCAGATCCCAGCACTCCACCCCCGCTgctgcctccctgcccccatccccctgCTTTGGTGCCgcctccacccacccccctccGCCCCTCCCGTTGCGCTTAGAGGGAGATTGGCTGACCTGGCCCCCAccctgtctcctctctcttccaGCATCAGCGTGCCCTGTGCCCTTTGAACTGGCCAAGACTGTTTCTGCCTCCTGCCTTTGCCTTCACTGCTCCCTCCCCGGGATGTGCTCTGCCCAGCATACCCCAGTCCAGCTGATTTCAGTTATTTAGATCTCAGTCCAAATATCATTCTGTCTGACAACCCAGCCTGTGGCAGCACTGCTTTGCTCCGGCTTAGCTACTGAGCGAGGCTGAGGTGATGAGGCAGACGGGCACTGCGTCTGCTGCACAACAGTCTGTGCAGGCTGACCCGCTCGCCTGAGACCCAGACACCCTGTTACCCTCTGCTCCATGACTTCTGCCTCATGGTCCACAGTGGATGCTACTGCTCCCACCACCACACCTACAATTCCAGGCAGTGGGAAAGGAGGAGGACGTGCCCTGAAAATCGGCACACCTTGCTGCTCATACCCAGTTGGACGCAACTTGGTCACGTGGCCACAGCCAGCACGAAGGGAAGCTGGGAAAGTGGCCCTGCTTCTGGGAAGTCACGTGCCAGCTAGAGTCCACGGCTCTGGTACGAAGCGGGCGTGGACGCTGGGGACCCCAGCAGTTTCTGCTGTGTTTCCCGTCATTTATCTTGTTCCCCTCCTGTTTTCTTCTCAGCATGTGCCTCTAGCAGTTTGGTTTGTAAGCACGGGTGCTTTAATACCTTTAATCCCCTTTAACACCTCCCGGCCTTCTCATCAGGTTGTTGGTCCCAGAGCCGCCGGCGGCCTGTGTgagagggaaggacagaaggTTCTGAGCCCCTGGTCCAGGCCTGCCCACCCCAGAGTCTCCCCATGTGTGGGGCTGCCCCCGTACCCCCCACCCCGGCCTGCACAGCGGGTGCTGGCCCCCGCAGGAAGCGTCCTGGGCTGCTCGTGGCCGACCTGGGCACTCAGTGCATAAACGATTCACCTTCCTCGCTGTTGGAAACCTGCTGAAGTGGTAACCTGCCCAGAAAGGCGCCCCACTCACAGGCGTGAGCTCGGTGAATGGCTACAGCCAGCACACCCGCACACCGACCCCACCATGGGCCTGCCGCCCTCCACCGGGCGCCCCTCCCCGGCCTCCGCTCGGCATGCTGCCTGCCAGGCCGGGACAGGGACTCACTCCTGTTTGTGAGCAGCGTTCGAGCATTGACGCGGACACCCCGCTGAGCCTGCGTTCTGCTGATGGTGGCACTTGGGCTGCTCTTGCCCCGGGCTGTCGCGGACAGCCGGAGGTCGGGGCGCCGGGTCAGGAGCGCGGTGTGTTCAGTCGTCATTTTCAGCGCTGGCATCTGTCACGTCCCGCTGCCGGGCCCCGCGCTCCCGGCAGACACCCACTCCTGCCTGCTGGGTTGGGGACCCCAAGACTCTGGCGCTGCTCATGTGCtgactctcccctccccacccccagggccagCTGCTGGCAGGATGGACACCCGGGACATGGGGGCCAGCTCTCCTCCGCCTCTGGCGCCCAATATCAGCGTGCCGCACCGCTGCCTGCTGCTGCTCTACGAGGACATCGGCACCTCGCGGTGAGGGGCACGGCCCTGCCCGAGAGAGGGGTTCCCTGTGGGGGGGGTGTGTGCGCGCACAtgcgtgtgtgtacatgtgtgtgtgtgtgcgcgcgtgcatgcgtgtgtgtacatgtgcatgtgtgtgtgtgtgtgtgtgcgctgctCTACGAGGACATCGGCACCTCGCGGTGAGGGGCACGGCCCTGCCCGAGAGAGGGGTTCCCTGTGgggtgtgtgcgcgcacgcacatgtgtgtgtgggtaCATGTGCGTGCgcatgcatgtgtacatgtgcatgtgtgcacgcaAGCACgcatgtgtacatgtgcatgtgtgtgcacgcatgcgtgTGAGGCAGGCACAGccctgtgtatttgtgtgtgtgtgtgtgtgtgtgtgtgtgtgtgcgcgcgctgcTCTACGAGGACATCAGCACCTCGCGGTGAGGGGCACGGCCCTGCCCTGAGAGGGGTTccctgtgtgtgggggggtgtgtgtacatgtgcgtgtgtgtgcgcgcatgcatgcgtgtgtgtacatgtgcatgtgtgtgtgtgtgtgtgtgcgcgctgcTCTATGAGGACATCGGCACCTCGCAGTGAGGGGCATGGCCCTGCCCGTGAGAGGGTTTCCCTGTgagggggggtgtgtgtgcatgctgtgtgTGTGAGGCAGGCATGCTGGGGTGCAGATGCAGCCCCACCACTGAACTGCCTGCTATGCCCATCTTCTAGGGTCCGGTACTGGGACCTCCTGCTGCTCATCCCCAATGTGCTATTTTTCATCTTCCTGCTCTGGAAGCTTCCGTTTGCTCGGGCCAAGATTCGAGTCACCTCCAGCCCCATCTTTATCACCTTTTATATCCTGGTGAGTTCATTCCAATTGGTGACAGAAAACTCAGTTCCACCTGGCTTAAGCAAAACGGAATTATTAACTGTCTTTGTAAAGAATAACCAGCTTCAGGTACGGCTGGATATAGGGGTTAGCTGATGCCGTCAAGACCCTCTCTCTGCATGTCTGCTTGCCTCTGGCCTTACCTTCACACGCGTTTTCCCCACACGGTATCAAAAGCATCCAAGAGCAGTTGAGTGCTGACCCCCCTGAGCTGCCCCCCGCCAGCTGCAGTGGAAGGGCAGCATCACGGGTTGTGCACTGCAGACCTGGCGTTACCTCTGAGAGGCCCACCTGGGAGCCTCTCTTCATTTCTGACTTGCAGGGAAAGAGACACtctggagctgggaggggggtcGGCTCAGCGAGACCGCGTGGACCCAGGAGGGTAGGGGCCCCAAGAAGCAAACTAGGAAAGCGTGACTTGAGGGAAAGGGGAGTGGGTGCTGAGTGGGGGATGCCCAGCGTGTTCTGACCTCTGGCTGTGCCGAGTGACCTTGGGCCAGCGGCATggcccctctgggcctcagtgccTGTCCACCAGATGCGCTGAGGATCTTGCCAGCTCACGGCGCTGTGAGCACACACCCAGTGGGAACATGCAGAGCTCCCGCCCCTGGCCCCTGGCCCGCCCTGGCACGCGGCGGGCATGTGGCCCCGGGCGGTGACAGCCTCCCCGAGGCCAGACACGGTTTTCCAGGCTCAGGGGTCGGAAGGTATGGCCTTGAGCCCACATAAGCGATTCCCGGAGAGGTCGTCCCCCCGTGCGACCGCCCCCCCACCTTGGGTTCTCTCTGCTTCCCCAGGTGTTTGTGGTGGCGCTGGTGGGCATTGCCCGGGCGGTGGTGTCCATGACGGTCAGCACGTCAGACGCGGCCACGGTGGCTGACAAGGTGGGCCTGGGCCTGTCGGTGGGGGCGCTGGGCGCCAGGAGGGGGCGCCGGGCCCCGGGGCTGACGCTCTGCCTCCCTCTGTGTCCAGATCCTGTGGGAGATCACGCGCTTCTTCCTGCTGGCCATCGAGCTGAGCGTGGTCATCCTGGGCCTGGCCTTCGGTGTGTGTGCCGCTGAGGCCTGCGCccgccctggccccgcccccgggATTGGCCCCGCCCCCTGGAGCTGGCCCCGCCCCCGGAGCTGGCCCCGCCCCCTGACCAGGCCGTTTGTTCCAGGCCACCTGGAGAGCAAGTCCAGCATCAAGCGGGTGCTGGCCATCACCACGGTGCTGTCGCTGGCCTACTCCGTCACCCAGGTGAGGGGCAGGGGATGGGCACCgggaggggggggaggggggggctgGGCGTGCACTGCCTCCGGTCCTGGGTGAGGGGCGTCAGGGGTGAGCCGTCAGGGCGTCAAGTGCAGGGGCTCAGACATTCAATGCCGCGAAGGAATCGCCTGCAAGCCGCGTGCTGGGTGCCTCGGATTCTGATCCAACAAAGCTGGACCTGCTGTTTCAGCAGGCAGCCGGGCAGCTCTGTGGGTACCCCCTGAGAGCCGGCCCAGAGGGCCCTCTCCTAGTGGGGGACCACCGCCTGGGGGCACGGTGTGGCAGAGAGCAGGCTGGAGCCGGGGGTGGAGGGCCTTAATGGGGCGGGCTGCGGGAGGCGTCGCAGGGAGCCCCTGAGGCCCGTCCCCGCGCCCCTGCAGGGCACGCTGGAGATCCTGTACCCCGACGCCCACCTGTCGGCCGAGGACTTCAACATCTACGGGCACGGGGGCCGCCAGTTCTGGCTCGTCAGCTCCTGTTTCTTCTTCGTGGTGAGCCGACGGGGGGCTGGGGCCGCGCGCGGGGCCTGGGCGCGCTTATGAGCGGCTGGGCACCCTGGTCAGCCCCGCTGCCTCCTTAGGTCTACTCCCTGGTGGTCGTGCTCCCCAAGACCCAACTGAAGGAGCGCATCTCCCTGCCGTGTGAGcgcccggggcggggccgggggtggggcgtggggggTGATTGGGGATGGGGAGTGGTTGAGGGGTGGTTGGGGTTTGTGGGGTGGTTGGGGGGTTTGGGTTGGGGGTGGTTGGAGGTGCGGGGTGTTGGGAAGTGGGGGTGGCAGTGGTTGGGGTGGTCGGCGGGGTGGTTATGGGTGCGGGTGCCCTGGGCCCTGGCCCCGGGCAGTGCCTCACGCGCCCGCCCCGCAGCGCGGAGGAGCTTCTACGTGTACGCAGGCATACTGGCGCTGCTCAACTTGGTGCAGGGGCTGGGGAGCGCGCTGCTGTGCGCCGACATCATCGAGGGGCTCTGgtatgtgttgggggtgggggaagggcgaGGGTCGGGGGGGCCGGCGGGGCTGCAGGTCCCCCCGCCGCAATCCTGACTCGCCACCACCCCCAGCTGCGTGGACGCCACCACCTTCCTCTACTTCAGCTTCTTCGCGCCCCTCATCTACGTGGCCTTCCTACGCGGCTTCTTCGGGTGAGCCCCCCCTCACCCCGGCCCCCACTCCCCTGCGCCAGGGACGCAGGGCCAGAGTCCAGGTCAGAGGCCGGGCGGGGTTGCGCCCTCTGCCGCTCGCCCACGCGCAGTCACCCCCGGGCCTCCTGGCCTCGGTCTCAGGGCGCCCAGGCTTCTAGAAGCTGAGGAGGCCCGGGATGCATGTGAGAGCATGCCCGCACGTGCGCGCACACCTGTGTACATGCACCAGGCACATGCACTGTGCACACCtgtgtacacacatgcatgcatgcacaaatgtatgtacacatgcatgcatgtacgcACGTTCACACCCGCATGTGCCCGTATGTAGCTCAGTCACGCGCACACACGTATGCACGCACACATATGGAGACCTGGGatccgtccctgggttgggaagataccctggggaagggagaggctccccactccagcattctggcctggagaattccatggactgtacagtccatagggttgcaaagagctggacacagctgagccgcttttactttcatgcatgcacacacaggcacacgtgTGTGTCCACACACTTAGTAGATACATACAcactacagacacacacattatatacacGCACAGCCTGTTCCCTCCAGAGGAGGCCGGCCCTGCCAACGCGCCCGTGTGCTCGGCACTGCGTCGTCAGCAAGCATGATGTTGGCGCTGCAGCCGCCAGCCCTGAGCTCCCGGAGGAGCTGGTGCTCCACTGGGGGCACCTGGAGCAGGGAGCAGGGTTGGGGGGTCAGCATGCCTCTGAGCGTCGGTGGGCGCACCTTTGTACGCGTGTGTGTCTGGAGGCCTGTCAGGGGGCGGGAAGCTGGAGACGGTGGGACTAAGGGATCCCAGCCTCAGCTGTGGGAGTGCGCGTCTtgcccccagccccttcccttcctgccaggTCTGAGGGTGGTCTGAGGGGGCGGGGGCCTAGACTGGACCCCGACATGCGTGACCTCATGCACGACCTGTCTCACTGGGGTCAGGCTGCTTCCTCCCGGGAGAGTCACCCCGAGGTCTGGGGGTGGGCCACCAGGCACCCAGTGGGCAGTGGTGAGCGGGCGGGCGGGGGTCAGAGCGGCGGCTGCCTCGTGCTACACGCACCTGCTGGTTAAGGCCCGCCGTTCCCCAGGCCGGACTCCGTCCACCCACTTGACGTGAGAAAGCAGATGCACCCAGCTTCACTTTCCTGGAGCTGGGAGGCTCACACGTGTCCCAGTGGACcccagagggaaagaaggaagggcgCCTCGAGGGGTGGGCACTGGGGGCCGTCAGCAAAAGAGGGCCTTCTGGACTCACGGGGACCCCCTGACTCTTCCCCACCAGCTCGGAGCCCAAGATTCTCTTCTCCTACAAATGCCAAGTGGACGAGACCGAGGAGCCGGACATGCACCTGCCCCAGCCCTATGCGGTGGCCCGGCGGGAGGGCCCGGAGGCGGTCGGGGCGGCCAGCACGCAGTTTGACTCGGCTGGGGTGGCCTACCTGGACGACGTGGCCTCCCTGCCCTGCCACGCCGGCAGCATCAACAGCGTGGATAGTGAGCGCTGGAAGGCCATCAACGCCTGACGCAGCCGCCCCGGGGGCGGGACCGCGGGGGACAGTGAGCACTGGAAGGCCATCAATGCCTATCGCAGCTGCCCCAGGGGGCGGGACCACGGGGGACTGGCTGcaggggggctgggggaggagagccCCAGCGGAGCGGACGAGGGGCCCTGCCCACCCTCTGTCCTCACCTCTGTTCAGCCGGGGCCGCTCCCCCTCCCAGCTGCCCCTGCCCCGCTCAGGAACGCGGGCCCGAGTGTCCCAGGGCCGGCCGGCCGCCGCCTCCCTGCAGCCTGGGGCCCGGGACTGGACTGGCCTCCTCatctcccaccccaaccccagagCCCGCGCCAGTGGGTGGACCGAAGTGTGTCTATTTTCCTGATCTGTTTTCTAATAAAAAGGAGAAGGGCGAAGGTGGCGTGGAGGGTTGGCGGGGCCGGGAGCCCCCCGTGCCCCCGGGCAGGATGGTCCTCACTCTGCATGTGGGGCGGCCCTTGAGGACTGGGGGGGGCACCATGGGTTTTGGGGGGAAGCAGGATCAGACTTCTGCCTCTCGCCAGTCCCCACACTGGCAGGACTTCCAGGCGCCCGGGGAATGGTCTCCATCCACCTCCCATCAGGACCAGCTTTCggcttccaaggagcaggtgtgtgCTCGCAGCTGGGAGGACGCGGGATGTGACTTTCCTTATCTTGCTGAGATTCCTTTTAATCAGCACTAAGAAAGCCTTAAGAGTTTCCAAGGCCGGAAGCTaaaattccactactgggcaccaagactagggggaaaaaaaaggctcaACAAGCTGGAAACGTCGACAATGAGCAGAAGAGGATGGGCAACCGGGAGGTGGGGGGACCTCGCCTCTGCAGGGAGGACATCGGGTGCTGTGGGTGAGGCCCAGGGCTTCAGGGGCGAGACTCCGCCCTTAGTAGCTGCTAGAGATGCAGTTTTAATAACAGCCCCTGGGCGGTGTTTTAATAACAACTGTGGGGATTAAGCATCAGGGAGACAACGAGAGCCCCCGTGTCTCCTCCCTCCTGACCTGGCCCGGCCCTTGGGACCACGTGCCCACTGGTGTGAATTTCCTGTTTGTCACCAGAGCACACGTGTGTGCATCCACAGACAACGGGCTTTACCTCAAACAAGCGCGTTCACACAGCTCTTCTCCCGCCTGCTGTCCTCACTCAGCTCTCATCCCAGGTCTCCCCACTCCCGTCCGGCTCTCTGTTGTGTAAGCAGAGCACcgtctacttttgcattctgttTTCCAGTGACCAGTGTCTGACGCCTGCTCTGCGTCTGTCTGATCCCCTGTGCACACGAGGGGCTCCGGGGCAGATCCAGGGGAAAGAGGTCTGGGGTGTTCTCCCAGTGGTTGGACAATCAGGGCACAGACCCAGAGCTTTCACACTGGGTCCTTCCTCGCCCTCCAGGCTTCTGAGACCCCTGGAGGGGTCCCTGAGGTCAAAGCTATTCTTGTAGTAGGGAACACAAGTGCACCGGGGAATTTTCAAGACCCGGCCAGCAATAACGTCATAGCTCTGATGGCCGATGGCATGTgtgcattattaaaattaaacttttgagTATGTAATTTCAAATACATACACGTTAGTAGACTAACTCCCATCCAGGACGCTCGCTCCCTGCTCCTGGAATTCTCAGTCCATCTCAGGACAGTCACAGCCGGGCCCCGCGTCCACGGGGGGTCGCGGAGGGCCTGTCGTGGTCGGACCCGCCTGATCCATCACTCGAGGGGACACCGAGCACCTGAGCAGGGAGTCTCCGAGGCTGGGGGGGGGGAGTCAGGGAGCCCGGCGCGGGTCAGACTGCGCTGCCACGAGGGACCCGTACCCTCTGGCCTCAGCTGCAGATGCAGGGAACAGAGGACTCGTGTCCCTGGAGCATCGAGAGCCAGGGTGGGCACCGGGCCAGCCCCACGGATGCCATCCTGTGAGTTCCCCGCAGATGGACCTTCCTCCTGCTCGATACCCACTTGACCACCTCCACGCAAACACTCACTTCGGGAGAGCACGTGGATGGGACCGCACCGTCTGAGCTGCAGGCCCCGTGGATGTTCTGCTGGCTGTCCCCATGGCAAACAATCTAGTTCAGGGCCAGACACGTGAGGGCTGGCTGCCACTGGGAGGAAATGCTTCTCCTCATCCATCGCTCATGCGCTAGTTATTTATACTTATTATTCAGAGGGAAGCAGGTGCCCTGACTGTGAAAGGGGGCACGATCCCAATGACTCAGGCTG contains:
- the TPRA1 gene encoding transmembrane protein adipocyte-associated 1 isoform X1, coding for MTSASWSTVDATAPTTTPTIPGSGKGGGRALKIGTPCCSYPVGRNLVTWPQPARREAGKVALLLGSHVPARVHGSGPAAGRMDTRDMGASSPPPLAPNISVPHRCLLLLYEDIGTSRVRYWDLLLLIPNVLFFIFLLWKLPFARAKIRVTSSPIFITFYILVFVVALVGIARAVVSMTVSTSDAATVADKILWEITRFFLLAIELSVVILGLAFGHLESKSSIKRVLAITTVLSLAYSVTQGTLEILYPDAHLSAEDFNIYGHGGRQFWLVSSCFFFVVYSLVVVLPKTQLKERISLPSRRSFYVYAGILALLNLVQGLGSALLCADIIEGLCCVDATTFLYFSFFAPLIYVAFLRGFFGSEPKILFSYKCQVDETEEPDMHLPQPYAVARREGPEAVGAASTQFDSAGVAYLDDVASLPCHAGSINSVDSERWKAINA
- the TPRA1 gene encoding transmembrane protein adipocyte-associated 1 isoform X3 produces the protein MTGGLQGGLEAEGPAAGRMDTRDMGASSPPPLAPNISVPHRCLLLLYEDIGTSRVRYWDLLLLIPNVLFFIFLLWKLPFARAKIRVTSSPIFITFYILVFVVALVGIARAVVSMTVSTSDAATVADKILWEITRFFLLAIELSVVILGLAFGHLESKSSIKRVLAITTVLSLAYSVTQGTLEILYPDAHLSAEDFNIYGHGGRQFWLVSSCFFFVVYSLVVVLPKTQLKERISLPSRRSFYVYAGILALLNLVQGLGSALLCADIIEGLCCVDATTFLYFSFFAPLIYVAFLRGFFGSEPKILFSYKCQVDETEEPDMHLPQPYAVARREGPEAVGAASTQFDSAGVAYLDDVASLPCHAGSINSVDSERWKAINA
- the TPRA1 gene encoding transmembrane protein adipocyte-associated 1 isoform X2, whose translation is MTGGLQGGLEAEGAWAGPAAGRMDTRDMGASSPPPLAPNISVPHRCLLLLYEDIGTSRVRYWDLLLLIPNVLFFIFLLWKLPFARAKIRVTSSPIFITFYILVFVVALVGIARAVVSMTVSTSDAATVADKILWEITRFFLLAIELSVVILGLAFGHLESKSSIKRVLAITTVLSLAYSVTQGTLEILYPDAHLSAEDFNIYGHGGRQFWLVSSCFFFVVYSLVVVLPKTQLKERISLPSRRSFYVYAGILALLNLVQGLGSALLCADIIEGLCCVDATTFLYFSFFAPLIYVAFLRGFFGSEPKILFSYKCQVDETEEPDMHLPQPYAVARREGPEAVGAASTQFDSAGVAYLDDVASLPCHAGSINSVDSERWKAINA
- the TPRA1 gene encoding transmembrane protein adipocyte-associated 1 isoform X4, which encodes MDTRDMGASSPPPLAPNISVPHRCLLLLYEDIGTSRVRYWDLLLLIPNVLFFIFLLWKLPFARAKIRVTSSPIFITFYILVFVVALVGIARAVVSMTVSTSDAATVADKILWEITRFFLLAIELSVVILGLAFGHLESKSSIKRVLAITTVLSLAYSVTQGTLEILYPDAHLSAEDFNIYGHGGRQFWLVSSCFFFVVYSLVVVLPKTQLKERISLPSRRSFYVYAGILALLNLVQGLGSALLCADIIEGLCCVDATTFLYFSFFAPLIYVAFLRGFFGSEPKILFSYKCQVDETEEPDMHLPQPYAVARREGPEAVGAASTQFDSAGVAYLDDVASLPCHAGSINSVDSERWKAINA